In a genomic window of bacterium:
- a CDS encoding response regulator SirA, with the protein MDRDTALANRPGFPSSPPLPDDLPPAQLSDNARIILARRYLRKDETGRPIEEPEEMFWRVARVIAAVDERYGASPGAVEALAREFYRLMTTRLFEPNSPTLMNAGRPLGQLSACFVLPVEDALSNGKDGIYDTLRAMALVHQSGGGTGFSFSRLRPAGDVVRSTMGVASGPVSFMKLYDASTEVVKQGGTRRGANMGILRVDHPDIREFITCKEDVTQVTNFNISVAVTDAFMEAVKRGEKYPLVNPRTGQVVRYEDAREIFDLIVKGAWATGEPGVFFIDRANAYNPVPHLGQYEATNPCGEQPLLPYDVCNLGSVNVGAFARTDWTPGTPVEERVDWDGLRQTVHLATHFLDNVIDANNYPLPEIRELADRIRRIGLGIMGWADLLVRVGVPYNSEEAIRLARRLMHFVDDEAKRESERLAEQRGVFPEWERSIWGPDETCARAADGSRIRPMRRLRNCNVTTIAPTGTISIIADCSGGIEPLFAVAFMRNQAGVLMPDVNKDFVRIAKEQGWYSDELMRRIAEEGHIHFDEVPADVQRVFVTAHDVTPEWHIRMQAAFQEFVDSAISKTCNFPQEATEEDVRKIYLMAYELGCKGVTVYRDGSRPAQVLSTGKTAKEVASAAAKAADLEAQLADAREQLHRLQHENEELRKRLEEEEARHQRRRQKRSRPDVLRGTTRRMPSPLGDLYVTINEDDQGRPFELFATLGKAGGAAMADVEAIGRLISLALRSGIPITDIHQQLRGISCDRAVGVGPNKVLSVPDAIAQAIAQHMREKEGVQEELPIMQPVGAGSGMGGARPQPQAQTRFDFLAYDPGATLTGACPECASELVYMEGCMKCPSCGYSECG; encoded by the coding sequence ATGGACCGCGACACCGCCCTCGCGAACAGGCCCGGCTTCCCCAGCTCCCCGCCTCTGCCCGACGACCTGCCGCCCGCCCAGTTGTCGGACAACGCGCGGATCATCCTCGCTCGCCGCTACCTCCGGAAGGACGAGACGGGGCGGCCGATCGAGGAGCCGGAGGAGATGTTCTGGCGGGTCGCCCGGGTGATCGCGGCCGTGGACGAGCGCTACGGCGCCAGCCCCGGCGCGGTCGAGGCGCTGGCCCGCGAGTTCTACCGGCTGATGACGACGCGGCTCTTCGAGCCCAACTCGCCCACGCTCATGAACGCGGGGCGTCCGCTGGGCCAGCTCTCGGCGTGCTTCGTCCTGCCGGTGGAGGACGCGCTGTCCAACGGCAAGGATGGGATCTACGACACGCTGCGCGCCATGGCGCTGGTGCACCAGTCGGGCGGCGGGACGGGCTTCTCGTTCAGCCGCCTGCGCCCCGCGGGTGATGTGGTGCGCTCGACGATGGGCGTGGCCAGCGGGCCGGTGAGCTTCATGAAGCTGTACGACGCGTCCACGGAGGTGGTGAAGCAGGGCGGCACCCGGCGCGGCGCGAACATGGGCATCCTGCGCGTGGACCACCCCGACATCCGGGAGTTCATCACCTGCAAGGAGGACGTGACGCAGGTGACGAACTTCAACATCTCGGTGGCGGTCACGGATGCCTTCATGGAGGCGGTGAAGAGGGGCGAGAAGTACCCGCTCGTGAACCCGCGCACGGGTCAGGTGGTGAGGTACGAGGATGCACGGGAGATCTTCGACCTGATCGTGAAGGGAGCATGGGCCACGGGCGAGCCGGGCGTGTTCTTCATCGATCGGGCGAACGCGTACAACCCGGTGCCACACCTGGGCCAGTACGAGGCCACGAACCCGTGCGGCGAGCAGCCGCTGCTGCCGTACGACGTGTGCAACCTCGGGTCGGTGAACGTCGGCGCGTTCGCGCGGACCGACTGGACGCCCGGCACGCCGGTGGAGGAGCGGGTGGACTGGGACGGGCTGCGCCAGACGGTGCACCTGGCGACGCACTTCCTGGACAACGTCATCGACGCCAACAACTACCCGCTGCCGGAGATCCGGGAATTGGCGGACCGGATCCGGCGCATCGGGCTCGGCATCATGGGCTGGGCCGACCTGCTGGTGCGCGTGGGCGTTCCGTACAACAGCGAGGAAGCGATCCGGCTCGCACGGCGCCTCATGCACTTCGTCGATGACGAGGCGAAGCGCGAGTCGGAGCGGCTGGCCGAGCAGCGCGGCGTGTTCCCGGAATGGGAGCGCAGCATCTGGGGTCCGGACGAGACCTGTGCGCGGGCGGCGGACGGCTCGCGCATCCGGCCGATGCGCCGTCTGCGCAACTGCAACGTCACCACGATCGCGCCGACCGGCACGATCTCGATCATCGCGGACTGCTCGGGCGGCATCGAGCCGCTGTTCGCCGTGGCGTTCATGCGCAACCAGGCCGGCGTGCTGATGCCGGACGTGAACAAGGATTTCGTGCGCATCGCCAAGGAGCAGGGCTGGTACTCCGACGAGCTGATGCGGCGGATCGCCGAGGAGGGCCACATCCACTTCGACGAAGTGCCGGCCGATGTCCAGCGTGTCTTCGTCACGGCGCACGACGTGACGCCGGAGTGGCACATCCGCATGCAGGCCGCCTTCCAGGAGTTCGTGGACTCGGCGATCTCGAAGACGTGCAACTTCCCGCAGGAGGCGACGGAGGAGGACGTCCGCAAGATCTACCTCATGGCGTACGAGCTGGGCTGCAAGGGCGTGACCGTCTACCGCGACGGCTCTCGCCCGGCGCAGGTGCTGTCCACCGGCAAGACGGCCAAGGAGGTGGCGAGCGCGGCAGCGAAGGCGGCGGACCTCGAGGCGCAGCTCGCGGACGCGCGGGAGCAGCTGCACCGTCTCCAGCACGAGAACGAGGAGCTGCGCAAGCGGCTCGAAGAGGAGGAGGCGCGGCATCAGCGGCGGCGTCAGAAGCGGTCGCGGCCCGATGTGCTGCGGGGCACCACGCGTCGCATGCCCAGCCCGCTCGGCGACCTCTACGTCACCATCAACGAGGATGACCAGGGCCGGCCGTTCGAGTTGTTCGCCACCCTCGGCAAGGCGGGCGGCGCGGCGATGGCGGATGTGGAGGCGATCGGGCGGCTGATCTCGCTCGCGCTCCGGAGCGGGATCCCCATCACCGACATCCACCAGCAGCTTCGTGGCATCTCGTGCGACCGCGCCGTCGGCGTCGGGCCCAACAAGGTGCTGTCGGTGCCGGACGCCATCGCGCAGGCCATTGCGCAGCACATGCGCGAGAAGGAGGGCGTGCAGGAGGAGCTGCCGATCATGCAGCCGGTGGGGGCCGGCTCCGGGATGGGCGGCGCCCGGCCGCAGCCGCAGGCCCAGACCCGGTTCGACTTCCTGGCCTACGATCCCGGTGCGACGCTCACGGGCGCCTGCCCCGAATGCGCCTCCGAGCTGGTCTACATGGAGGGCTGCATGAAGTGCCCGTCGTGCGGCTACAGCGAGTGCGGCTGA
- a CDS encoding DNA lyase gives MIPPRDVVVKPLVRGANLVPPNGRAAPPDGTGPAGRSGARTAKGGPVAKREFHIGAVLRRVRRAVAGLPKAALFELAEAGHRTVFEQVAACIISTRTRDEVTLAAAQRLFAAARTPAAAARLGVVGLDARIRGCTFHERKAAQIHEIARRALAERGGDLPCDEEVLRSLPGVGAKCANLVLAIACGQPRIGVDVHVHRVTNRWGYVRTSRPEATARALAEKLPRRYWVEINRLLVPFGKHICTGRLPRCSTCPVLEYCRQVGVEAHR, from the coding sequence ATGATACCACCGCGAGATGTGGTGGTCAAGCCTCTCGTCAGGGGCGCAAATCTTGTACCCCCGAACGGCCGCGCCGCTCCTCCGGACGGCACGGGACCGGCAGGCCGATCGGGGGCGCGGACGGCAAAAGGGGGCCCGGTGGCCAAACGGGAGTTCCACATTGGCGCGGTCCTGCGGCGGGTCAGGCGGGCGGTGGCGGGGCTGCCGAAGGCGGCGCTGTTCGAGCTGGCCGAGGCGGGGCACCGGACGGTGTTCGAACAGGTCGCGGCGTGCATCATCTCGACGCGGACGCGGGACGAGGTGACGCTGGCGGCTGCGCAGCGTCTGTTCGCTGCGGCGCGGACGCCGGCGGCGGCGGCACGGCTGGGGGTGGTGGGGCTGGATGCGCGGATCCGGGGCTGCACGTTCCACGAACGGAAGGCCGCGCAGATCCACGAGATCGCGCGGCGGGCGCTCGCGGAGCGCGGCGGTGACCTGCCCTGTGACGAGGAGGTGCTGCGGTCGCTGCCGGGAGTCGGTGCGAAGTGCGCGAACCTGGTGCTGGCCATTGCGTGCGGGCAGCCGCGGATCGGCGTGGACGTCCACGTGCACCGGGTGACGAACCGGTGGGGCTACGTGCGGACGAGCCGACCGGAGGCGACAGCCAGGGCGCTGGCAGAGAAGCTGCCGCGTCGCTACTGGGTGGAGATCAACCGGCTGCTGGTGCCCTTCGGCAAGCACATCTGCACGGGCCGGTTGCCGCGCTGCTCCACGTGTCCCGTGCTCGAGTACTGCCGGCAGGTCGGTGTAGAGGCACACCGGTGA